The DNA region GAACTGGCTGAGGAGTCGGGGATGTTGCGCACGAACCGCTGGGGGTGTTCCAACATTCCAGACTGGCTGCTCCTCCGCCGCGGGGGGATTCCTGCTCCTCCAGCTGGGACTGCCCTGGTGCTCCTGGCGCTGCTCCTGGAGGCAAGAGGCGTTGGGGTGGCTCAGTGTTGGTGGACTTGGTTTGGAGTTGAAGTTCAAGTTGATGAGGAGGTTGATGGTTGTTTTGGTTATGTGTTGCTGCAGTTGCTCGCTGGCGCTCTAAGCTGGCTGCAAATCGCCCCTAGCCAATGCATAGTTGCTAGGGGGCGTGGTTTTTTTTTCAGGGGGCGGAGGCATGGGCGTGAGCGTGGGCGGAAgcgtaggcgtggcaaacgtAAGCATAAGCAACGCAATAACGCAAAATGAATGAAAGAAAGatagaaagaaagaaaaatgATATATGCAAATTAGGCTTAATTGTTTAGCACTGAAGAAGCTAAGAAGCGTGAAAATGATTAGCTCAAAAAACATACAATGCAAGTACTCAAACACGAAATATCAAATACCGAATACCAAATAGGAAACTCAAACTCAACTCAAAAATTAGCCGAGAGATGAATGTTGGTTTTTGGGGTCAGCGAGCCGGCGATGAAGATGAATGAGTGGAGTGTTTGTGTGATGAtcgtgatgatgatgatgataatgGGGGTTGGCAGGGGTCTGAGGGGGAACCGAGGGATCGGGCCAGTCCAGTTGTGGGGCAATTAAAATCTGTGCAAGTGAAAGTTGCTGCCTCCGCCTGACTCCACTCAATTGAATCCAATTGCCGGGCCAGCGAATGGGTATCCATCGGCTATTGATTCGATTGTGTGTGCACAGAGGCTGGAGAACCCAAGACCCAAAATCTCTGGCCAAGAAATACACAGAAACCAACTGAGCCAATCGACCGCAATGAGTCACAAACAGGAATTGGAGGCGGAATTGGGAAATCGGCTACTTAGCCGAGATTTATCGAGTGACATAAGGCGGCGGAGAAGGCTGTTCCGGCCAGAGATCTCTAGAGCGGCCCACGGGTTCGTTGGCCAGGTCGGCGCAGGCCAGCAGAGAGCAAAGTCAATGTCATAGCCAAGGGCCATCTTGTCTCGGggtaattaaaaatcaataagtGTCGGCCAAGCCGAGACTTTGACGCTGAGCCACTTTTGGTTTCACTTTTCCCAGATTGTTAGATCATAAGCGAGAATCTGAGTCAGCAGAAAATGCTAACGAAagctatataatattttgagaTTATAATACCAAGAAATATCAATTAAAAACGGCCATTACTTTTGTACAGAAAACCGTATCATATGAGATGGTTGTTTCGTAAAATGGAAACATCTCTATAAATATTCTGCTTTGTCAAAATAATCAGATACTCCGTGTGATATAAGATATATGAGCATAATACAGATCACTGAAAACCCTATCAGATTTTCTATTATATAAACTGttttatacaaataaatacCAAGTTAAAAAGCTCATAACTTCTGTAGGTTATTGCATTGGTCTttgttaatataatatttattcttaTACTTCCTGTATGAAATTTCGTCATAAGTGCATGGTGATAACAAGTGTTATTGTTTATTTTGCCATCGATTAGTCAATGGTTTTTGCCACTGCCCGAGATACGAGAAAATTCCCTATATAAGTGGAAGCCCAGAACTTGTCGCAAAGCGTTTCACTGTCAGATATTGCTTGAGTTATTGTTTTCCTTGCTCTTTTCTGTTTTTCAGAGGAGAAAGCGGGGAGTGAAACCGTAACCGTAACCGAACCCAGATGGCAACGGAGAAAGAACCCAAAAAAGATTATGTTTGTGCAAATGCTCGAGTGATAAGGGGGCGGTTCGGATGGGatgggtttgggtttgggcCTTGGTAAACATGAAACGCTTGGCTGGCTGGCTGCCAATGAACTGAAATGCACCACCGTTGGATTTGGATGTGGATTTTCTTTGCCTGCCGAttgttttgttattgtttgCGCTTGCATAAGCCCAACAGCCGAGACATTGACATTACACTGCTGATAAAAGTCAGCGAAATCGGGGGAACAGTGATTTCAATCGAATCTGGGGTATTCGCTTGATGGGAACTTTAAGAAAGTAGGTTATTTGCTCCTAAAAGAACTGATATGATCATTGTTTCTTTAAATCTTATGTCTATGTCTTACTATCCATATTCGACAAGATCTTGAATTAATCTGATCTGATCAATGTTAGATCTCATTAGGATATCTCTAAAACTTATAATTCATGCGTATACACATCATTCCAATTTTACAAAAGTTATTTCTATGATATGATCTTGAATTTAACTGATAAGATTAAGTCATTCCTATCAAATAAACATATGTTATTCATATGCTATGAACTGGATCCAACCTGATAAGATTAATTATGATGCTATTATCAAGAAACATGATGTAAACAATTTCAGATAAAAGTATGGAAAATATACTTCTACATTTGTTTTCAAAGAATTCCGCTGACTGCATAAATGTTTGGTGTGACTTccaaaaaacaattaaagtGACTCATGTGTTATAAATACTTATGATAGTATCGAGGTTTTTCGCTGTGCACTGGTTCATTGTTTTCTTGACAACAATTCGTCTTTCGTCGGGGAAAAGAAAGAGTTGCACGTGCTGTTGGGGGACAGGCAAGCCTACGAGTTTATGAGGCGGAAAGTTTGGTTTCCCCTCCATTGTATTGCTTGAAGATCGGTTCCAGACGAGGGAGTGTAGCCACTAGACCCTCTGGAAGCCATCACAAGCAGATTGGTGGCCCCCCGAAATGGGAGCATTTGGGTCTATAACATTGAGTTATGAGTTGGGGTGATGGGATGATGGGGACAGGCAGGAGGAACTGAAAGTGGGGCAGTCTTATCTGGGGGCGTGGGAGGCAAGGGGCAGCCTGTTTACATAAGATCACTCATTCAGTGGGCTGCAACTTCACTCCCAGGTTGATTAAGTAGATGCTTTCGGCtggggaatgggaatgggattgggatttcggtttcggttttgtttttcgtattttttggGCTTTGTTGCCGAGGGAGTCTGCGACATTTGCCGGCCGTTTCGGTTCGTTTCGATTAGATTCCTCGCAGAGATGCTGCGCAAAATCCCTGCGAGGTGGTGGCTTTTTGGCAGCGAGAGGGTGGACTTCTCGTCCTGCAAAAGGATGGTCAGTGCTGCTGAGAGTACTCGCTTTTGGTACCTGGGAGAGGTTTTGGCAAAATAAGGTACCTAGGTAATATCCCTAGATCTTAGTAAGGTAAAAAACCATGTTATTAGCTAGGtacacaaaatattttatagaacttgtgtatcatttcctattTAATAGAAATGTGGAATTCAAAAAGATATGTGTACTCATTTTCCAAATTATATTGCTAAATATAAAGGAATTCTATGTTACGGGTTTATTTTAGGCAAGGTAAATACAGTACAATTGTAATCAAATTGATATTAGCTAGAGAATACCAGGTACTACACCTTTTAGGTACTCTGCAGCACTGACAGCTGGTGGCACAGTTAGCGGTAAACACACGACCATGGTTACCCGAAAAAAGGTGATGGGGAGGCGAGGGTTAAGGGTTGCAGCCCGGCAGCGCCACCCACTGGGGTGGTGGACGGAGAGAGCGCGCAGGACGAGAGAGAGAGCGAAGAGAGAGACCCGGAGAGTGGCACAAACAGGAGCTAAAAGGAGCAGCCGAATATTTTGTGTGTACCTACCGGAGACGAAGCGATGGGACTGGCAACTCCTATATTCCTCCTGGATCTCTTATCCTGGCACTCCTTATCCGTATCCCTATCCGTGTCCTTATCCTCGAGCCTTAACCCTTAGCAATCCTTGGCAATGGCAATCGGGGCAGACATGGGTTAAGACACTCAACTCCTGGAAGGGAACTCCTTGCCTGGAACTGGAACGCACTCTATTTCACTTCCACTTTCCACTGGGCTATTGCACTTTACACACACTCGAAAACAcaactttaattttaatacaCCTAgtcgtgtatgtgtgtgtgttgggcGGGGgtgcgcgtgtgtgtgtgtacatATGCTGCTGCGGCGAATGGAAAAACACACAAGTCCTGGCAAACTAACGATTTTCCAGGCTCCTAAGCACCGCAAGCGTTATTACGTTAATTAGCGGGTGTTTTGCACACTTTTGCAGCGCTGATTTGCggtttattaattaatttataacgATTTTGCCGGAGCCGTTTCTTTCTCGTCccgtccgatttcgatttcgattGCGATACTTCTTTTCCGTAACACCGATTGGTTAAGGAGCAGGGTTGCCAGGTGGTGCAAGCAGATGTGTGTCCCTAGCACTTTGCAGCACTGGTTGAAGATATCGTTTTTCCGTTTTATCGATATCGATTTCGTCGTTATTTGTTGTGATTTTGGATTACATGGTTTTTAGCCTTCAAAATGCTTAAAACCCGGGGAATTGCCCTAGGCATCAGCAGATCCTACACCGCCAAGACCAAGAGGAGTGTCCTGGCGCAGGACAAGTCGAAGATCAAGGAGTACTCGCCGAAGACCACGGACAACCACGAGTACCGCGTTTACGTGTGGGGATTCCAGGAGACCGGCGCCTTGGGGCTCCAGACCAGCGTGAAGAAGGCCAAGGAGCGCTACACGGAGATGGTGCACCACCCCACCCGGCTGCAGTTCTCCAACAACAACGATATCCGGGATGTGGCCGCCGGCTACGGCTTCACAGCCTACGCCGTGAAGAGAGACGATGGGGAGACTCTCTTCGGAAGCGGGCTGAACACAGATTCACAACTGGGCTTCCAGGTGAAGGGGCATCCCAATGACCCCGCCAACCTGGATGTGATCATCTACCCCACGGCCATCAAGCTACCAAGGGTGCAGGGAGAGACCGACGAGGACATGCAGGTGAAGAGCATGTCGGCGGGCAGGGCTCATCTGGTGGTCCTCACCCAGAACGGAACCATCTTCACGCTGGGAAACAACTCATACGGCCAGTGCGGGCGCTCCATCATCGAGGAGGAGCGCTACAGCAAGAGTGCCCTGATCCACAGGATCTCCCAGGAGGACATCTGCGGCAAGGAGGACCAAGTGGTCCATGTGGAGTGCGGCCAGGACCACAGCATGTTTCTCACGAAAAACGGACGCGTTTACACCTGTGGCTGGGGTGCGGATGGCCAAACAGGACAGGGAAACTACCACACAGCTGGACAAATAACCCTGATCGGAGGCGATATAGAAAAGGAAAAGATTGTGAGACTTAGTTGCTCCTCGGACTGCGTGTTGGCCCTCAACGAAGCAGGCGATGCCTTCGGTTGGGGCAACTCGGAGTACGGACAGCTGGACGACTCTGAGCACGCCGCGACCCAAATAAACACCCCCAGAGCTCTGAAGCTAACCAAATCCATTGGCAAAATAAAGGATGTGGCTGCCGGCGGCTCCTTTTGCATGGCTCTCAATGACCAGGGCCTGGTGTACACCTGGGGCTTTGGCATCCTTGGCTTCGGGCCCTTTGTGGAGCAGACATCCAAGCCGCAGCATCTACTGCCCCCGCTTTTCGGTCGGAATGACTTCAGCAACGCGACGACAGTGGTGTCCATCGGATGCGGCGTCTTTCACATGGGCGCCGTCAACTCGGATGGAGATCTCTTCATGTGGGGCAAAAACCGATTCGGCCACCTGGGCTTGGGACACAAGAAGGATCAGTTCTTCCCCTTCAAGGCGGCCATCAACGGAAAGGTCACCAAAGTGGCCTACGGCGTGGACCACACCATTGCTCTGTGCAAGTCCTACTTCTAGATTAGGCTGTTTTAACTAGCAAATCATTCAATTTAATGTAAAGTACATTCTAGTCTAGTATTCTTAAGGCCCAgccattaaaaagaaaactcttAAAGATCACAAATTCGCGTTTAATACATTTAAGTAGTTTTAAAGAACATTTAGATTAATTTGTTTCTGTCTCGCGACGCATGCTGATAGTTTTCCGGttggtttttggttttagTTTTCGGTCGGCAAGTAAATAGCTTCGATCTGAATCCGTTCTATACATTAATTTGTTAGAATAGTTAAAGagcatatatataaaatatgtaCTTGGAATGCCGCAGTGTGTCTGGGTGTGTACCGATACCTAATCCAATCCAATCTCAACTCGTCCGTTTTCATTCCGCACTCGAGGCTAATACATTGCTCGTATTTGTCACAATTTCGTCGATCGCTTTTGATTGCGTTCTAGGTACATGTTCGTTACGCTTCTTTACTAGGTCTATGGTCTATGATTCGCTAAACTCGCTTGGCCAATGATGATATATCCACCCGGATTGGGGTGTGTGTCCTGCTAACCAGTGGTAACCAGATCTAGGCATGGCTCGCCGAACAGATCTCCTCGATTCGCTCGCTTCGCTAAATGTATAAATCGATTCTAAGTAATAATTTGTTTAGGTTGTGTATTCATATGGGGTGTTGTAGCTTAAAAGATCGATCCTCCTCCGCCGAACCATCGAGCTGCTCAGGCCTGTTGGTTGGCCTCGTTGGCCTCGTAGGCCTCCACCTCGGCAATGTTGGCCAGGTCGTACTCGATGACGCCCTTGCCCATGAACTGGGCGTACTTGCCGGCATCGGGCAGTGGATCGGCCGATCTCTTCGAGACTGCAATGGAAATGGACATAGTACAGGGCGTATCAGTAAGCCAGGAAGTACTCACCCCCCGAGATGAACTTCTCCATCATGTAGACCTTCATGTCGTAGCACTCGTTGGCAATGCGCTCCGAGATGAGCGAGAGATCGGTGATGCGGGGCGTGACCACGCGCATCTGGCGCCGCACGCGCTCCGTGTCGATGTTGTAGTAGCCAGTGCTCATCTTCTTCATGAGATCCACGAAGCTGGTGGGCGGCAGGGTGGTGTCCCGGTCCAGCGGCATGATGAAGCACCTGCCGGTGGTGGTGTCAATGATGGCCGACTGGTTCTCCTTGAAGTCGTGCATGAAGCGACCCCGGCGTCCATCCTTGAAGTCTGGCACATCCACGCGGGCGTAGCCCTCCTCGTCGCTGTCGCCATCCAGTTCGATGTCCTCGCGGAAGTAGTTGTCCTCGAGGGATCCACTGTTCGGCATTGAGGGTCCGAACTCGGGCAGCAGCGAGCGCCAGTTCAGGGAGAAGGGTCCTTCGCTGCGAGGATATACCCGCGCCATCTCCATCGAGTCCTCCGGATAGGGAATCTCGCAGAGGGCATGGT from Drosophila subpulchrella strain 33 F10 #4 breed RU33 chromosome 2L, RU_Dsub_v1.1 Primary Assembly, whole genome shotgun sequence includes:
- the LOC119546952 gene encoding RCC1-like G exchanging factor-like protein, whose product is MLKTRGIALGISRSYTAKTKRSVLAQDKSKIKEYSPKTTDNHEYRVYVWGFQETGALGLQTSVKKAKERYTEMVHHPTRLQFSNNNDIRDVAAGYGFTAYAVKRDDGETLFGSGLNTDSQLGFQVKGHPNDPANLDVIIYPTAIKLPRVQGETDEDMQVKSMSAGRAHLVVLTQNGTIFTLGNNSYGQCGRSIIEEERYSKSALIHRISQEDICGKEDQVVHVECGQDHSMFLTKNGRVYTCGWGADGQTGQGNYHTAGQITLIGGDIEKEKIVRLSCSSDCVLALNEAGDAFGWGNSEYGQLDDSEHAATQINTPRALKLTKSIGKIKDVAAGGSFCMALNDQGLVYTWGFGILGFGPFVEQTSKPQHLLPPLFGRNDFSNATTVVSIGCGVFHMGAVNSDGDLFMWGKNRFGHLGLGHKKDQFFPFKAAINGKVTKVAYGVDHTIALCKSYF
- the LOC119546953 gene encoding integral membrane protein 2B — encoded protein: MTILGKLRGEITDQEKVPLPMNLNDEALMHHGSLIAPKVVYSDNEADAESMVFNRPQHHCLKSFLLFLIAVVVMLLGVLGGWTLYRVYAPSHGSMRYHALCEIPYPEDSMEMARVYPRSEGPFSLNWRSLLPEFGPSMPNSGSLEDNYFREDIELDGDSDEEGYARVDVPDFKDGRRGRFMHDFKENQSAIIDTTTGRCFIMPLDRDTTLPPTSFVDLMKKMSTGYYNIDTERVRRQMRVVTPRITDLSLISERIANECYDMKVYMMEKFISGVSKRSADPLPDAGKYAQFMGKGVIEYDLANIAEVEAYEANEANQQA